From the Lathyrus oleraceus cultivar Zhongwan6 chromosome 4, CAAS_Psat_ZW6_1.0, whole genome shotgun sequence genome, one window contains:
- the LOC127138234 gene encoding uncharacterized protein LOC127138234, translated as MQRVFSSYKLYRSIPSYARNSFPSFSTVSIGATARKLHESEFRYDLMKWGSIGFRRMSRFASGFSPLREKPLDSIVDIHRLKDRYPDDIASIWDDYHIGRGHIGTTMKAKLYHLLEHRAKECRYFVIPLWRGSGYTTMFVQVQTPYILFTGLEDYKARGTQASPYFSVRFYTEFAESKDLVLIRGDIVFTSKLTDAEAKWLMETAQSFYLNDVRYKLVERFNKDTRDFEFKDVLQALDMPIL; from the exons ATGCAAAGGGTATTTTCAAGCTACAAACTTTATAGGAGCATACCCTCCTATGCGAGAAACTCATTTCCTTCTTTTTCTACTGTTTCTATCGGAGCAACTGCTCGGAAATTGCATGAATCAGAGTTTCGCTATGATTTGATGAAATGGGGTTCGATTGGATTCCGCAGGATGTCAAGGTTCGCGTCTGGGTTCAGCCCTTTGAGAGAGAAGCCATTAGATTCAATCGTAGATATTCACAGACTCAAGGATCGTTATCCCGATGATATTGCTTCTATTTGGGATGAT TACCACATTGGTAGAGGTCATATTGGAACTACCATGAAAGCTAAACTTTATCACTTGTTAGAGCATAGAGCTAAGGAATG CCGATATTTTGTGATTCCTTTGTGGAGGGGAAGCGGTTATACAACAATGTTCGTTCAAG TACAAACGCCGTACATACTTTTTACGGGTCTTGAAGATTACAAAGCTAGGGGAACACAGGCATCACCCTACTTCTCCGTGCGCTTCTACACAGAATTTGCAGAGAGCAAAGACTTGGTACTTATCCGTGGGGATATTGTATTTACCAGCAAGTTGACTGATGCAGAGGCAAAATGGCTTATGGAAACTGCTCAGTCTTTCTATTTGAATGATGTCAGATACAAACTAGTT